Sequence from the Parus major isolate Abel chromosome 1, Parus_major1.1, whole genome shotgun sequence genome:
TTCAGAATTTGGAGAAACTGCTACATCTCTCTGCCAAAGACACTTGCCTCGACACCTAAGGATTAGGAAGGACTTCATCAGTATCTGCAGTCCAAAAGCACAGTGTTCTTATAGACTACCATTTATCTAATGGGCAGGCATGCTAATTGTTGAAttcttcacttatttttttttttaaaagccattttccaATATTAAATTTTCTGACCCAGGAAAGCATGGTGTTTATGTTAGAAGCTTTTAGGTTATGTTGGGAAGTTGAACATAAATATTGTTGAAGGTCAAACAGCAATGGACATCTGCCATGTTCGCACTGGAGAAGTATTGGAGAATCAAAATGTTGATGAAGAACAGTTTTGATCATTGAAATTTCATAGTCTGTAGGGACTAAAGggctttcattttttctgttacagTTCTGTTTGAGATTTCAAGAATATTAAACACTGGCTTGGATATGGAGACATTATCTATTTGTGTGCGGCTTTGTGAACAAGGCATAAATCCAGAAGCATTATCTTCTGTTATTAAAGAGCTGCGTAAGGCTACAGAAGCTCTAAAGGTAATGCTCAAGTTTAAAAAGcttataaatttgtttttaagagTCAGATGTACATGCAGCTTGCTGTACTTCAGTTTGTAAATTGTACTTTAATATGACTCATTTTTAAgtcaaggaaattaaattttcaattaaGGATGCAATGAATACAACTGAAttcaacatgaaaaagaaaattgtacaAATAACATGctttgtagaaataaaaaaaattagactaactcttctgaagaaaaaaaaacacaaccaaaactCACAAATTTTTATTATAGTCACCATTTCTCCCCCTACCTGCTTAATATCACAAATAGATTTTTCCTTTAACCAGTATCACCTCATTTCTACAACCTCAGATCTAACAGTACTTGTAAACAGGTACATGCAGCTTGTTAACATCACCTAACATATTGCTTTTATCCTCCTTAACCTGTGCTTTGAACCTTTCCAAAGACTGGAAGGAGGGGATTTTGtgatgtgtgtgtatatataggGATTTTCATATACGTGTATTTGCCTGTTTAACTAGTAGAGGGTAatcatggtttaaaaaaaaaaaaaaaaatctcacttgcattttaaaggattttcaTTCTTTACTGTCTACCTAAACATCATTGTCAGGACTTTTACTACTGCATcttatattttgttatttttgagAGGTGAAAGGGAAAACCAATATGTAGCTTCTATTCTGGAAGAATgcatactttatttttaacttaacatttttctatattcatacatattttgtatttgtgtcTGTGCTTATATGTGTGCTTAcacatattatttatatatttatatatttacacaatatatatttatatattacacaaattatttatatacacatttaactgtgtatataaataatttgtgGCTGTTTTACTTCTTCCATTGCTTTCACTGGTTTCCCATTCCTATTGTTCTCCTTTGCTTGTTTGTCCCATAACTGGTTTAAAATCTACCAGTATCAGTCTTCAAGAGCAGTGCCTTGTTCACTGGAGTtattcagtaataaaaataaaaaatattcctaatcAAAAAATTGGTAGTGTGATTTATGCAGTTATGATTACCATCATTCTTCTGAGTTTTGTGTCAATAACTTATCTGTATGGATGGGGTTATAATTATCATAAATCATATAAAGCAAACTCCACAGGCAACTATATTTATGCATTTGAGCCTTTCTTGAA
This genomic interval carries:
- the MZT1 gene encoding mitotic-spindle organizing protein 1 — encoded protein: MASNAASLNAVRETMDVLFEISRILNTGLDMETLSICVRLCEQGINPEALSSVIKELRKATEALKAAENMTG